One Myxococcota bacterium DNA segment encodes these proteins:
- the lipA gene encoding lipoyl synthase: MDSEPTRLAKTDVPPAKPPWLRIRLHESAEFQDTRALMRRLKLGTVCEEAACPNIHECWSQKHATVMVLGTVCTRACAFCNVATGRPDRVDAEEPARLAEAVAELGLRHVVITSVDRDDLEDGGAEHFVRCIEEIRRATPATTIEILTPDFRHKEGAIERVARACPDVYNHNVETVPRLYRRIRPGANFEHSVELLARAKRCEPRLFTKSGLMVGLGEEPDEVLAVMDALRAADVDFLTIGQYLRPTPKHAAVERYVTPEEFEQYRDQAAQRGFQLVSASPLTRSSYHADRDFQRLRAARDEAQPR, encoded by the coding sequence ATGGATTCCGAACCCACCCGCCTCGCCAAGACCGACGTCCCGCCGGCGAAGCCGCCCTGGCTGCGGATCCGGCTGCACGAGTCGGCCGAGTTCCAGGACACCCGCGCGCTGATGCGGCGGCTGAAGCTCGGGACCGTCTGCGAGGAGGCCGCCTGCCCGAACATCCACGAGTGCTGGTCGCAGAAGCACGCCACCGTCATGGTGCTCGGTACGGTCTGCACCCGCGCCTGTGCGTTCTGCAACGTCGCCACGGGGCGCCCGGACCGGGTCGATGCCGAAGAGCCCGCTCGGCTGGCCGAGGCGGTGGCCGAACTCGGCCTGCGCCACGTCGTCATCACCTCGGTCGATCGAGACGACCTCGAGGACGGCGGCGCCGAGCACTTCGTCCGCTGTATCGAAGAGATCCGGCGCGCCACGCCCGCTACGACCATCGAGATCCTCACGCCGGATTTCCGCCACAAGGAAGGCGCCATCGAGCGCGTGGCTCGCGCGTGCCCGGACGTGTACAACCACAACGTCGAAACCGTGCCGCGGCTCTACCGGCGGATCCGCCCGGGAGCCAACTTCGAGCACTCGGTGGAGCTCCTGGCCCGCGCGAAGCGCTGTGAGCCGCGGCTGTTCACGAAGTCCGGGCTGATGGTGGGGTTGGGTGAAGAGCCCGATGAGGTGCTCGCCGTGATGGACGCGCTGCGCGCGGCCGACGTCGACTTCCTGACGATCGGCCAGTACTTGCGCCCGACGCCGAAGCACGCAGCGGTCGAGCGCTACGTCACCCCCGAGGAATTCGAGCAATACCGTGACCAAGCCGCGCAGCGCGGCTTCCAACTGGTGTCCGCCTCGCCGCTGACCCGGTCCTCCTACCACGCAGACCGCGACTTCCAGCGGCTGCGCGCTGCGCGAGACGAAGCCCAACCCCGCTAG
- the aceE gene encoding pyruvate dehydrogenase (acetyl-transferring), homodimeric type, giving the protein MSDRPVDVDPQETQEWLDALESTLQREGPLRAHYLIERLIDKARRSGAHLPYKATTAYLNTIHAADEPAPPGESGLEHRIRSIIRWNALALVVQTNRESSELGGHIASFASAATLYDVGFNHFFHAPSEDFGGDLLYIQGHCSPGIYARAFLEGRIGEAEMHRFRREVGERGLSSYPHPWLMPHFWQFPTVSMGLGPIMAIYQARLMKYLAHRGLIDATERKVWAFMGDGEMDEPESLGAIGLAARENLDNLVFVVNCNLQRLDGPVRGNGKIIQELEGTFRGAGWNVIKVIWGDRWDPLLAKDKNGLLLQRMEEAVDGDYQNYKVRGGAYTREHFFGKYPELAELVANMTDDDIWQLNRGGHDPQKIFAAYAAATQHTGQPTVILAKTVKGYGMGEAGEGQNITHQQKKMGEDALRVFRDRYRIPIPDDQIAEAPFYKPAEDSPELRYMHERRQALGGYLPARSSETPTLEAPPLETFENVLKGSGKREISTTMAFVRILTALARHPELGKRVVPIVPDEARTFGMEGLFRQLGIYASEGQLYEPVDHEQVMYYREDQEGQILQEGINEAGAMSSFIAAGTAYANHAVQLIPFYIFYSMFGFQRIGDLAWAAGDSRTRGFLLGGTSGRTTLAGEGLQHQDGHSHLMAATIPNCVAYDPTYAYELATIIQDGLRRMLSEQEDVFYYITVLNENYHQPPMPEGVREGIVRGMYLLEEGEAKGQARVQLLGSGAILREVRAAAELLQNDWDIDADVWSVTSFNELRRDGLESERWNTMHPLDTPKTSHVQSCLADRRGPVVAATDYIQSYADQVRPFVPGRYAVLGTDGYGRSDTRERLRHHFEVDRYYVTVAALKALKDDGEIQPSVVAQAIEKYGIDPEKPSPARS; this is encoded by the coding sequence GTGTCCGATCGTCCCGTCGACGTCGACCCCCAGGAAACCCAAGAGTGGCTCGACGCGCTGGAGTCGACCCTGCAGCGCGAGGGGCCGCTGCGCGCGCACTACCTGATCGAGCGGCTGATCGACAAGGCGCGCCGCTCCGGGGCGCACCTCCCGTACAAGGCGACCACGGCCTACCTGAATACGATCCACGCCGCGGACGAGCCGGCGCCGCCTGGCGAGTCCGGGCTCGAGCACCGGATCCGCTCGATCATCCGCTGGAACGCCCTGGCGCTGGTGGTCCAGACCAACCGCGAGAGCTCGGAGCTCGGCGGCCATATCGCGAGCTTCGCGAGCGCCGCCACGCTCTACGACGTGGGCTTCAACCACTTCTTCCACGCGCCGAGCGAGGACTTCGGCGGCGACCTCCTCTACATCCAGGGACACTGCTCGCCCGGCATCTACGCGCGGGCGTTCCTGGAGGGACGCATCGGTGAAGCCGAGATGCATCGCTTCCGCCGCGAGGTCGGTGAGCGGGGCCTGTCGAGCTACCCCCACCCGTGGCTGATGCCTCACTTCTGGCAGTTTCCCACCGTCTCGATGGGGCTCGGCCCGATCATGGCGATCTACCAGGCGCGGCTGATGAAGTACCTCGCGCACCGCGGCCTGATCGACGCCACCGAGCGCAAGGTCTGGGCGTTCATGGGCGACGGGGAAATGGACGAACCCGAATCGCTCGGCGCCATCGGTCTCGCCGCCCGCGAGAACCTCGACAACCTGGTCTTCGTCGTGAACTGCAACCTGCAGCGCCTCGACGGCCCGGTGCGCGGAAACGGCAAGATCATCCAGGAGCTCGAAGGCACCTTCCGCGGCGCCGGCTGGAACGTGATCAAGGTGATCTGGGGCGACCGCTGGGACCCCCTGCTCGCGAAGGACAAGAACGGCCTGCTCCTCCAGCGGATGGAGGAGGCGGTCGACGGCGACTACCAGAACTACAAGGTGCGCGGTGGCGCCTACACCCGCGAGCACTTCTTCGGGAAGTACCCCGAGCTCGCCGAACTCGTCGCCAACATGACCGACGACGACATCTGGCAGCTGAACCGCGGCGGCCACGACCCCCAGAAGATCTTTGCGGCCTACGCCGCGGCGACCCAGCACACCGGCCAGCCGACCGTGATCCTCGCCAAGACCGTGAAGGGCTATGGCATGGGCGAGGCCGGCGAAGGCCAGAACATCACCCACCAGCAGAAGAAGATGGGTGAGGACGCGCTGCGGGTGTTCCGGGATCGCTACCGCATCCCGATCCCGGACGACCAGATCGCCGAAGCGCCCTTCTACAAGCCGGCCGAGGACAGCCCGGAGCTCCGCTACATGCACGAGCGCCGACAGGCGCTCGGTGGCTATCTGCCCGCGCGGTCGAGCGAGACGCCCACGCTGGAAGCGCCTCCCCTCGAGACCTTCGAGAACGTGCTCAAGGGGTCGGGGAAGCGCGAGATCTCCACGACGATGGCCTTCGTGCGCATCCTCACCGCGCTCGCCCGGCACCCGGAGCTGGGAAAGCGCGTCGTGCCGATCGTTCCCGACGAGGCGCGCACCTTCGGTATGGAAGGCCTCTTTCGGCAGCTCGGGATCTACGCGTCGGAAGGCCAGCTCTACGAGCCCGTCGATCACGAGCAGGTCATGTACTACCGCGAGGATCAAGAGGGACAGATCCTGCAGGAAGGCATCAACGAGGCCGGCGCGATGTCTTCGTTCATCGCGGCCGGTACGGCCTACGCCAACCACGCCGTCCAGCTGATCCCCTTCTACATCTTCTACTCGATGTTCGGGTTCCAGCGCATCGGCGATCTGGCCTGGGCCGCCGGCGACTCGCGCACCCGGGGCTTCCTGCTCGGAGGCACGTCCGGACGCACCACCTTGGCCGGCGAAGGCTTGCAGCACCAGGACGGCCACAGCCATTTGATGGCCGCCACCATCCCGAACTGCGTGGCCTACGACCCGACCTACGCCTACGAGCTCGCCACCATCATCCAGGACGGGCTGCGGCGCATGCTCAGCGAGCAGGAAGACGTCTTCTACTACATCACGGTGCTGAACGAGAACTACCACCAACCGCCGATGCCCGAGGGTGTCCGCGAAGGCATCGTGCGCGGGATGTACCTGCTCGAGGAGGGCGAGGCGAAGGGCCAGGCGCGGGTGCAGCTGCTCGGGAGCGGCGCAATCCTGCGCGAGGTGCGTGCCGCGGCCGAGCTGCTCCAGAACGATTGGGACATCGACGCCGACGTGTGGAGCGTCACGAGCTTCAACGAGCTGCGACGCGACGGACTCGAGAGCGAGCGCTGGAACACGATGCACCCGCTCGACACGCCGAAGACGTCGCACGTGCAGTCCTGCCTCGCCGATCGCCGCGGGCCGGTCGTCGCGGCAACCGACTACATCCAGTCCTACGCCGATCAGGTCCGACCCTTCGTGCCCGGGCGCTATGCGGTCCTCGGCACCGACGGCTACGGCCGCTCGGACACCCGCGAGCGCCTCCGCCACCACTTCGAGGTGGACCGCTACTACGTCACCGTCGCCGCGCTCAAGGCGCTGAAGGACGACGGAGAGATCCAGCCGAGCGTCGTCGCCCAGGCGATCGAGAAGTACGGCATCGATCCCGAGAAGCCGTCACCGGCGAGGAGCTGA
- a CDS encoding HupE/UreJ family protein yields the protein MLALVLCGVGEAAAHTRSVSYASWLVRGDTAEVRLRIPLLELSRLAFDPHFDTRSGGRAALYLAEHVSFYRGELRCVPVEPPIAETAPKGWAHFFWRVRCDGAGPGAVESRALLEVAPSHMHFARVAAPDDAARERVLTEADSRWTFESAGGEPAAAGTTLLEYVVLGVEHIVTGWDHLAFVLALLLLARRVREVAALVTSFTLAHSVTLGLAVLGWVRPDGHAVEALIGYSIALVAAENAWLLGGRGRSVPWLSLAGMIALGVASLFGVGNVGPVVLFGLALFTGCHFALLDRVAAPGRLRAAVAFAFGLVHGFGFAGVLAEMALPANRLVPALFGFNVGVELGQLAVVALAWPLLLGLSRWSPERWAPRVAEVGSAAVCGLGLFWFITRTLG from the coding sequence GCCGCGGCCCACACGCGCAGCGTCTCCTACGCAAGCTGGCTGGTGCGCGGCGACACCGCCGAGGTGCGACTGCGCATCCCGCTCCTCGAACTCTCCCGGCTGGCCTTCGATCCCCACTTCGACACGCGTTCCGGCGGTCGGGCTGCGCTCTACCTCGCCGAACACGTCTCCTTCTACCGCGGGGAGCTCCGCTGTGTTCCCGTCGAGCCGCCCATCGCCGAGACGGCACCGAAGGGCTGGGCTCACTTCTTCTGGCGCGTGCGCTGCGACGGCGCAGGCCCGGGGGCCGTCGAGAGCCGGGCGCTCCTCGAGGTGGCTCCGTCCCACATGCACTTCGCGCGGGTCGCCGCGCCCGACGATGCCGCGCGCGAGCGCGTCCTGACCGAGGCGGACTCCCGCTGGACCTTCGAATCGGCCGGCGGCGAACCTGCTGCCGCGGGCACGACCCTGCTCGAGTACGTAGTGCTCGGCGTGGAGCACATCGTCACCGGCTGGGATCACCTGGCCTTCGTCCTGGCGTTGTTGCTGCTCGCGCGGCGTGTGCGGGAAGTGGCCGCGCTCGTCACGTCCTTCACCCTCGCCCACAGCGTCACGCTCGGGCTGGCCGTGTTGGGTTGGGTGCGGCCCGACGGCCACGCCGTCGAGGCGTTGATCGGCTACTCGATCGCGCTCGTCGCCGCCGAGAACGCCTGGTTGCTCGGGGGCCGGGGTCGCAGCGTGCCGTGGTTGAGCCTGGCCGGGATGATCGCGCTGGGCGTGGCGTCGCTCTTCGGTGTCGGAAACGTGGGCCCGGTCGTACTCTTCGGGCTCGCCCTCTTCACCGGTTGCCACTTCGCGCTCCTCGATCGCGTCGCAGCGCCAGGACGGCTGCGCGCGGCCGTCGCCTTCGCCTTCGGTCTCGTCCACGGCTTCGGTTTTGCGGGAGTCCTGGCCGAGATGGCCCTGCCGGCGAACCGGCTGGTCCCGGCGCTCTTCGGCTTCAACGTCGGCGTCGAGCTCGGTCAGCTTGCCGTCGTGGCGCTCGCCTGGCCCCTGCTGCTGGGCCTCTCGCGCTGGAGTCCCGAGCGTTGGGCCCCGCGCGTCGCCGAGGTCGGATCGGCCGCCGTCTGCGGGCTCGGCCTGTTCTGGTTCATCACCCGAACGCTGGGTTGA
- a CDS encoding PAS domain-containing protein, which produces MERSRDELLAEIAALRARVAELERPEAGPSSQRVRELLEQIPAFVWTIDLEARLTWWRGGALQNLPLDEVETLGKTATDVFGDHPEHPVIQAHRAALEGEPCRFEVEIGDRVVRAHIEPLRTSGEIIQGAIGVAFDITERVRAERDREALIVDLQAALDRAKALGGLVPICTHCKSMREPRGRWLPADTYLQQHFDADLSHGICPACMSQVMPVRR; this is translated from the coding sequence GTGGAACGGTCCCGGGACGAGCTCTTGGCGGAGATCGCGGCCCTGCGCGCGCGGGTGGCCGAGCTCGAACGCCCGGAAGCCGGGCCGAGTTCCCAGCGGGTGCGCGAACTCCTCGAGCAGATCCCCGCCTTCGTGTGGACCATCGACCTCGAAGCGCGCCTGACCTGGTGGCGCGGCGGCGCCCTGCAGAACCTGCCCCTCGACGAGGTCGAGACCCTGGGCAAGACCGCCACCGACGTGTTCGGCGACCATCCGGAACACCCGGTCATCCAAGCCCACCGGGCCGCCCTCGAAGGCGAGCCCTGCCGCTTCGAAGTCGAGATCGGCGATCGCGTCGTGCGCGCCCACATCGAGCCGCTGCGCACTTCGGGCGAGATCATCCAGGGCGCCATCGGCGTCGCCTTCGACATCACCGAGCGCGTCCGCGCCGAGCGCGATCGGGAAGCCTTGATCGTCGATCTCCAGGCCGCGCTCGACCGCGCGAAGGCGCTCGGTGGACTCGTGCCCATCTGTACACACTGCAAGAGCATGCGCGAGCCTCGGGGACGCTGGCTGCCCGCGGACACCTATCTTCAGCAGCACTTCGATGCCGACCTGAGCCACGGCATCTGCCCGGCGTGCATGTCCCAGGTGATGCCGGTTCGCCGCTAG
- a CDS encoding dihydrolipoyllysine-residue acetyltransferase, translating to MGEKREVLLPDIGDFEDVEVSEVLVSAGSTVAVEDSLIVLESDKASMEIPSPFAGTVLEIKVGVGDMVSQGALIAVLEVSDAAAATEPETAETAPAPPVETPVPTTDRPAPAAPPEPQPIAPPAPRTAPSVPTTAPAEGAGAEVASAPPLTPAPDAAPPHASPSVRRLARELGADLALVPATGSKGRILKEDVQRYVKSMIEKGTAAGVPISGVSVAAPPQIDYAKFGPTEIQPLNRIRKLSAANLHRSWVTVPHVTQFDEADITELDRFRKEMKPEAEARGTKLTFLPFVLKACAYALKEHPHFNASLDHTGENLITKQYYNVGVAVDTPAGLVVPVVRDADHKGLYEIASELMEISEKARTRKLRPTDLQGASFSISSLGGIGGTFFTPIVNHPEVAILGVGKMDWRPTWDAGTKTFEPRLILPLSLSYDHRVIDGADAARFTTRLAALLSDLRRLIL from the coding sequence ATGGGCGAAAAGCGCGAAGTGCTGCTCCCCGACATCGGTGACTTCGAGGACGTCGAAGTCTCCGAGGTGCTGGTGTCCGCCGGGAGCACGGTCGCCGTCGAGGACTCGCTGATCGTCCTCGAGAGCGACAAGGCGAGCATGGAGATCCCCTCGCCCTTCGCGGGCACGGTGCTCGAGATCAAGGTCGGCGTGGGCGACATGGTGAGCCAGGGCGCTCTGATCGCGGTGCTCGAAGTGAGCGACGCCGCCGCGGCGACCGAGCCCGAAACCGCGGAGACGGCGCCCGCTCCGCCCGTCGAAACGCCTGTACCCACGACGGATCGGCCGGCACCCGCCGCGCCACCCGAACCCCAGCCGATCGCGCCCCCAGCGCCGCGGACCGCCCCTTCGGTGCCCACCACGGCCCCGGCCGAAGGCGCCGGAGCCGAGGTCGCCTCGGCGCCGCCGCTCACCCCGGCCCCCGACGCCGCCCCGCCCCACGCAAGCCCGTCGGTGCGGCGCCTGGCCCGAGAACTGGGCGCCGACCTCGCCCTGGTCCCCGCCACGGGCTCGAAGGGCCGCATCCTCAAAGAGGACGTGCAGCGCTACGTGAAGAGCATGATCGAGAAGGGAACGGCTGCGGGCGTTCCGATCTCGGGCGTGTCGGTCGCTGCACCGCCACAGATCGACTACGCGAAGTTCGGGCCGACGGAGATCCAGCCGCTCAACCGGATCCGCAAACTCTCCGCCGCGAACCTCCACCGAAGCTGGGTCACGGTTCCCCACGTCACCCAGTTCGACGAGGCCGACATCACCGAGCTGGATCGCTTCCGCAAGGAGATGAAGCCCGAAGCCGAGGCGCGTGGCACGAAGCTCACCTTCCTGCCCTTCGTGCTCAAGGCCTGCGCCTACGCCCTGAAGGAGCACCCGCACTTCAACGCTTCCCTCGACCATACCGGCGAGAACCTGATCACGAAGCAGTACTACAACGTGGGCGTGGCGGTCGATACGCCCGCCGGCCTCGTCGTCCCCGTGGTGCGCGACGCCGACCACAAGGGCCTGTACGAGATCGCGAGCGAGCTGATGGAGATCTCGGAGAAAGCGCGCACCCGAAAGCTCCGCCCGACGGACCTCCAGGGAGCCAGCTTCAGCATCTCGAGCCTCGGCGGCATCGGCGGCACCTTCTTCACCCCGATCGTGAACCATCCAGAAGTCGCCATTCTCGGCGTCGGGAAGATGGACTGGCGTCCGACCTGGGACGCGGGGACGAAGACCTTCGAACCGCGGCTGATCCTGCCCCTGTCGCTCTCCTACGATCATCGCGTCATCGACGGAGCGGATGCCGCGCGGTTCACCACCCGGCTCGCCGCGCTGCTCTCGGACCTGCGGCGCCTGATCCTATAG
- a CDS encoding alpha/beta hydrolase, which yields MTSPQARPEWFDRALAETPTDGHITVEGAKIHTLTWGEAGRPGIVFVHGGAAHAHWWSFIAPLFLPEYRVVALDLSGHGDSDRRDSYPRELWAREVMAVIQAADFAGPPIVIGHSMGGFVTIATAAAYGDQLAGAVILDSPVRRPDPEEEEGTHGRSFRNPKTYPSIEAALERFRTVPGQPSSLPYVIDHIARHSLMRVEAGFTWKFDPALFVRTTRRATHEILPKVSCRVALFRAQHGLVTPDIGEYMYELLGRNAPVIEIPEAYHHIMLDQPLSLVTGLRTLLADWEHSLPRRRRS from the coding sequence ATGACATCCCCGCAAGCGAGGCCCGAGTGGTTCGACCGGGCACTCGCAGAGACGCCGACCGACGGTCACATCACCGTCGAAGGAGCGAAGATCCACACCCTCACGTGGGGAGAAGCGGGCCGCCCCGGTATCGTGTTCGTGCACGGAGGAGCAGCCCACGCACACTGGTGGAGCTTCATCGCTCCGCTGTTCCTGCCCGAGTACCGCGTGGTGGCACTCGACCTCTCGGGACACGGCGACAGCGATCGCCGCGACAGCTATCCGCGCGAGCTCTGGGCGCGCGAAGTGATGGCGGTGATCCAGGCAGCCGACTTCGCCGGCCCCCCGATCGTCATCGGGCACAGCATGGGCGGCTTCGTCACGATCGCCACCGCCGCGGCCTACGGCGATCAGCTGGCAGGGGCCGTCATCCTCGACTCACCAGTCCGCCGGCCGGATCCGGAGGAAGAGGAAGGCACCCACGGTCGTTCGTTTCGAAACCCGAAGACCTACCCGAGCATCGAGGCGGCCCTGGAGCGCTTCCGCACCGTCCCCGGCCAGCCGAGCTCCCTGCCCTACGTCATCGACCACATCGCTCGGCACTCGCTGATGCGGGTCGAGGCGGGCTTCACCTGGAAGTTCGACCCCGCCCTGTTCGTGCGGACCACGCGGCGCGCCACCCACGAGATCCTGCCGAAGGTCAGCTGCCGGGTGGCCCTGTTCCGCGCGCAGCACGGGCTCGTCACCCCGGACATTGGGGAATACATGTACGAGCTGCTGGGCAGAAACGCGCCCGTCATCGAGATCCCGGAGGCGTACCACCACATCATGCTGGATCAACCGCTTTCGCTCGTGACGGGCCTGAGGACGCTCCTCGCCGATTGGGAGCACTCCCTCCCCCGACGTCGGCGGTCCTGA
- a CDS encoding haloalkane dehalogenase codes for MISPDERYEKKRIEVLGQEMAYVEVGSGDPIVFQHGNPTSSYLWRNIIPHLEGHGRCIAPDLVGMGDSAKLPDSGPERYTFTEHARYFEALLEALDVRERVTFVIHDWGSALGFDWARRHPDAVRGIAYMEAIVCPMSWEHWPEGAKGVFQGFRSPAGEQMILEKNVFVENVLPGSVLRGLTDAEMDVYRRPFANPGEDRRPTLTWPRQLPIDGEPADIVALSTQYADWLGQSPVPKLFINAEPGAILTGPQRERCRSWPNQTEVTVAGSHFVQEDSPDEIGAAVAEWLGKID; via the coding sequence ATGATTTCCCCCGACGAACGCTACGAGAAGAAGCGCATCGAAGTCCTCGGTCAGGAGATGGCCTACGTCGAGGTGGGCAGCGGCGACCCGATCGTCTTCCAACACGGGAACCCCACCTCTTCGTACCTCTGGCGCAACATCATTCCCCATCTCGAAGGTCACGGGCGCTGCATCGCGCCGGATCTCGTCGGGATGGGCGACTCGGCGAAGCTCCCGGACTCCGGCCCGGAGCGGTACACGTTCACGGAGCACGCGCGCTACTTCGAGGCCCTGCTCGAAGCGCTCGACGTGCGCGAGCGCGTCACGTTCGTAATCCACGACTGGGGTTCGGCGCTCGGCTTCGACTGGGCGCGGCGCCACCCCGACGCCGTCCGGGGTATCGCGTACATGGAAGCGATCGTGTGCCCGATGTCCTGGGAACATTGGCCGGAAGGAGCAAAAGGTGTCTTCCAGGGCTTCCGCTCGCCGGCGGGCGAGCAGATGATCCTCGAGAAGAACGTCTTCGTGGAGAACGTGCTGCCGGGTTCCGTACTGCGTGGTCTCACCGACGCGGAGATGGACGTCTACCGACGACCCTTCGCGAACCCGGGAGAGGACCGTCGCCCCACGCTCACCTGGCCGCGACAGCTCCCGATCGATGGCGAACCAGCCGACATCGTCGCGCTCTCGACGCAGTATGCCGACTGGCTCGGACAGAGTCCGGTGCCGAAGCTATTCATCAACGCGGAGCCGGGCGCGATCCTGACGGGTCCCCAACGCGAACGCTGTCGCAGCTGGCCGAACCAGACCGAAGTCACCGTCGCCGGCTCCCACTTCGTCCAAGAGGATTCGCCCGACGAGATCGGCGCCGCGGTGGCCGAGTGGCTGGGGAAGATCGACTGA
- the lpdA gene encoding dihydrolipoyl dehydrogenase yields MATKTIAVPDIGDFEDVEVIEVLVTPGQRIAREDPLVTLESDKASMDVPSPEAGVVREVLVAVESRVRQGTPLVVVEVEASAGTAAPEAKPTTTSAPPASVAEPVPSAGDADVRAEVLVIGSGPGGYTAAFRAADLGKQVILVERDETLGGVCLNVGCIPSKALLHVAEVIGEARALAKHGVDFGEPTLDFEKLRAHKDGVVGRLTGGLVQLAKQRKVGVVRGVARLVDAHAAVVETSEGPQRIAFDHVILAAGSEPVALPGLPDDPRIVDSTGALEIDPEVKSLLVVGGGIIGLEMATVYAALGCAVTVVEMLPQLMTGADPDLVRPLLRRIQKQFAAIHLETRVTDVWAEDDGIHVRFEGAKAPDEASFDRVLVAVGRRPNGTTLGLDAAGVRVDERGFVPVDAEQRTGVPHIFAIGDLTPGPMLAHKATHEGKTAAEVIAGEPAAFDGDRIPSVAYTDPEVAWVGLTETAAKEQGIEVEIAHFPWAASGRALSVARNEGLTKLILEPKTRRLLGGGIVGPNAGELIGEIVLALEMGADAEDVALTIHPHPTLSETVGLTAEVATGSVTDILKR; encoded by the coding sequence GTGGCCACCAAGACGATCGCGGTACCGGACATCGGTGATTTCGAAGACGTCGAGGTCATCGAGGTCCTCGTCACACCGGGTCAGCGCATCGCGCGGGAAGATCCGCTGGTGACGCTCGAGAGCGACAAGGCCTCGATGGACGTGCCGTCGCCCGAAGCGGGCGTCGTGCGCGAGGTGCTCGTCGCCGTCGAGTCGCGCGTGCGCCAGGGCACGCCGCTCGTGGTGGTCGAGGTCGAGGCGTCGGCCGGGACGGCCGCACCGGAGGCGAAGCCGACGACGACGAGCGCTCCCCCGGCATCAGTGGCAGAGCCCGTGCCGAGTGCAGGCGACGCCGACGTCCGGGCCGAGGTCCTGGTCATCGGCTCGGGACCCGGGGGCTACACCGCGGCGTTTCGCGCGGCGGACCTCGGGAAGCAGGTCATCCTCGTCGAGCGCGACGAGACGCTGGGCGGCGTGTGCCTCAACGTCGGGTGCATCCCTTCGAAGGCTCTCCTCCACGTCGCCGAGGTGATCGGCGAGGCGCGCGCGCTCGCGAAGCACGGCGTCGACTTCGGCGAACCGACGCTCGATTTCGAGAAGCTGCGCGCCCACAAGGACGGAGTGGTGGGACGCCTGACCGGGGGCCTCGTCCAGCTCGCGAAACAGCGCAAGGTAGGGGTCGTGCGCGGGGTGGCACGTCTGGTGGACGCGCACGCTGCGGTCGTCGAGACCTCCGAAGGCCCCCAACGAATCGCTTTCGATCACGTGATTCTCGCCGCCGGGTCCGAGCCCGTCGCCTTGCCTGGACTGCCCGACGATCCGCGCATCGTCGACTCCACCGGCGCGCTCGAGATCGACCCCGAGGTGAAGAGCCTGCTCGTGGTCGGCGGCGGCATCATCGGCCTCGAGATGGCGACGGTGTATGCGGCACTCGGCTGCGCCGTCACCGTGGTGGAGATGCTCCCCCAGCTCATGACCGGCGCCGATCCCGACCTCGTGCGACCGCTGCTGCGTCGGATCCAGAAACAGTTCGCCGCCATCCATCTCGAGACCCGCGTCACCGACGTGTGGGCCGAGGATGACGGCATTCACGTCCGCTTCGAAGGCGCGAAGGCGCCCGACGAGGCGAGCTTCGACCGCGTGCTCGTCGCCGTCGGGCGGCGTCCGAACGGGACCACGCTGGGCCTCGATGCCGCCGGGGTCCGCGTGGACGAACGCGGCTTCGTCCCGGTCGATGCCGAGCAACGCACCGGCGTGCCCCACATCTTCGCGATCGGGGATCTCACGCCCGGCCCGATGCTCGCGCACAAGGCGACCCATGAAGGCAAGACAGCCGCAGAAGTGATCGCCGGCGAGCCCGCCGCCTTCGACGGCGACCGGATACCGTCGGTGGCGTACACCGACCCCGAGGTCGCCTGGGTCGGGCTGACCGAGACGGCCGCGAAGGAGCAAGGGATCGAGGTGGAGATCGCCCATTTCCCGTGGGCGGCCAGCGGCCGTGCCCTGTCGGTGGCCCGTAACGAAGGCCTGACGAAGCTCATCCTCGAGCCGAAGACGCGACGCCTCCTCGGGGGCGGCATCGTCGGTCCGAACGCCGGCGAACTGATCGGCGAGATCGTGCTCGCGCTGGAAATGGGCGCCGATGCAGAGGATGTCGCGCTGACGATCCACCCCCACCCCACTCTGTCGGAGACCGTCGGGCTGACAGCCGAGGTCGCCACGGGTAGCGTGACCGACATCCTGAAGCGCTGA